One part of the Arabidopsis thaliana chromosome 1 sequence genome encodes these proteins:
- the HAB1 gene encoding HYPERSENSITIVE TO ABA1 (homology to ABI1 (HAB1); FUNCTIONS IN: protein serine/threonine phosphatase activity; INVOLVED IN: protein amino acid dephosphorylation; LOCATED IN: protein serine/threonine phosphatase complex; EXPRESSED IN: 22 plant structures; EXPRESSED DURING: 15 growth stages; CONTAINS InterPro DOMAIN/s: Protein phosphatase 2C, manganese/magnesium aspartate binding site (InterPro:IPR000222), Protein phosphatase 2C-related (InterPro:IPR001932), Protein phosphatase 2C (InterPro:IPR015655), Protein phosphatase 2C, N-terminal (InterPro:IPR014045); BEST Arabidopsis thaliana protein match is: homology to ABI2 (TAIR:AT1G17550.1); Has 5185 Blast hits to 5183 proteins in 297 species: Archae - 2; Bacteria - 12; Metazoa - 1329; Fungi - 515; Plants - 2267; Viruses - 4; Other Eukaryotes - 1056 (source: NCBI BLink).) encodes MEEMTPAVAMTLSLAANTMCESSPVEITQLKNVTDAADLLSDSENQSFCNGGTECTMEDVSELEEVGEQDLLKTLSDTRSGSSNVFDEDDVLSVVEDNSAVISEGLLVVDAGSELSLSNTAMEIDNGRVLATAIIVGESSIEQVPTAEVLIAGVNQDTNTSEVVIRLPDENSNHLVKGRSVYELDCIPLWGTVSIQGNRSEMEDAFAVSPHFLKLPIKMLMGDHEGMSPSLTHLTGHFFGVYDGHGGHKVADYCRDRLHFALAEEIERIKDELCKRNTGEGRQVQWDKVFTSCFLTVDGEIEGKIGRAVVGSSDKVLEAVASETVGSTAVVALVCSSHIVVSNCGDSRAVLFRGKEAMPLSVDHKPDREDEYARIENAGGKVIQWQGARVFGVLAMSRSIGKHCFF; translated from the exons ATGGAGGAGATGACTCCCGCAGTTGCAATGACTCTTAGCTTAGCAGCCAACACCATGTGTGAATCATCACCTGTCGAGATCACTCAGCTAAAGAACGTTACTGATGCAGCTGACTTGTTATCTGATTCTGAAAATCAAAGCTTTTGCAACGGAGGGACTGAATGCACTATGGAAGATGTTTCTGAACTGGAAGAGGTAGGTGAACAGGATTTGTTGAAAACTTTATCCGATACGAGAAGCGGGTCTTCCAATGTTTTTGATGAAGACGATGTATTGTCTGTTGTGGAGGATAATAGTGCTGTCATAAGTGAGGGCTTGTTAGTTGTTGATGCAGGCTCTGAATTAAGCTTGTCTAATACAGCTATGGAAATAGATAACGGGCGAGTTCTTGCAACCGCGATTATCGTAGGCGAATCAAGCATTGAGCAGGTTCCCACCGCGGAAGTTCTTATCGCGGGTGTAAATCAGGATACCAATACTTCGGAGGTTGTCATTAGATTGCCAGATGAAAATAGTAATCATCTGGTGAAAGGGAGAAGTGTTTATGAACTAGATTGTATACCGCTTTGGGGCACGGTTTCCATTCAAGGGAATAGATCTGAGATGGAGGATGCTTTTGCCGTGTCACCTCATTTTCTGAAACTACCCATCAAAATGCTTATGGGGGACCATGAGGGTATGAGTCCAAGCCTCACACACCTCACCGGTCATTTTTTCGGTGTTTATGATGGTCATGGAGGCCATAAG GTTGCTGACTATTGCCGAGATAGACTCCATTTTGCTTTGGCTGAAGAAATAGAACGTATAAAAGACGAATTATGCAAGAGGAATACAGGAGAGGGTAGGCAGGTGCAGTGGGATAAAGTCTTCACGAGTTGTTTTCTAACTGTCGATGGTGAGATTGAAGGAAAAATTGGTAGAGCCGTTGTTGGTTCTTCTGATAAGGTTCTTGAGGCTGTTGCGTCTGAGACCGTAGGATCAACTGCTGTTGTTGCCTTGGTTTGCTCATCACATATAGTAGTTTCTAACTGCGGTGATTCGAGGGCGGTTTTATTCCGTGGCAAAGAAGCCATGCCCTTGTCAGTTGATCACAAA CCAGATAGAGAGGATGAATATGCAAGAATAGAAAATGCTGGAGGCAAAGTTATACAATGGCAAGGCGCACGTGTTTTTGGTGTTCTCGCCATGTCTAGGTCCATCGGTAAGCATTGCTTCTTTTGA
- the HAB1 gene encoding HYPERSENSITIVE TO ABA1 (homology to ABI1 (HAB1); FUNCTIONS IN: protein serine/threonine phosphatase activity; INVOLVED IN: protein amino acid dephosphorylation; LOCATED IN: protein serine/threonine phosphatase complex; EXPRESSED IN: 22 plant structures; EXPRESSED DURING: 15 growth stages; CONTAINS InterPro DOMAIN/s: Protein phosphatase 2C, manganese/magnesium aspartate binding site (InterPro:IPR000222), Protein phosphatase 2C-related (InterPro:IPR001932), Protein phosphatase 2C, N-terminal (InterPro:IPR014045), Protein phosphatase 2C (InterPro:IPR015655); BEST Arabidopsis thaliana protein match is: homology to ABI2 (TAIR:AT1G17550.1); Has 6788 Blast hits to 6778 proteins in 499 species: Archae - 4; Bacteria - 382; Metazoa - 1655; Fungi - 745; Plants - 2728; Viruses - 7; Other Eukaryotes - 1267 (source: NCBI BLink).) gives MEEMTPAVAMTLSLAANTMCESSPVEITQLKNVTDAADLLSDSENQSFCNGGTECTMEDVSELEEVGEQDLLKTLSDTRSGSSNVFDEDDVLSVVEDNSAVISEGLLVVDAGSELSLSNTAMEIDNGRVLATAIIVGESSIEQVPTAEVLIAGVNQDTNTSEVVIRLPDENSNHLVKGRSVYELDCIPLWGTVSIQGNRSEMEDAFAVSPHFLKLPIKMLMGDHEGMSPSLTHLTGHFFGVYDGHGGHKVADYCRDRLHFALAEEIERIKDELCKRNTGEGRQVQWDKVFTSCFLTVDGEIEGKIGRAVVGSSDKVLEAVASETVGSTAVVALVCSSHIVVSNCGDSRAVLFRGKEAMPLSVDHKPDREDEYARIENAGGKVIQWQGARVFGVLAMSRSIGDRYLKPYVIPEPEVTFMPRSREDECLILASDGLWDVMNNQEVCEIARRRILMWHKKNGAPPLAERGKGIDPACQAAADYLSMLALQKGSKDNISIIVIDLKAQRKFKTRT, from the exons ATGGAGGAGATGACTCCCGCAGTTGCAATGACTCTTAGCTTAGCAGCCAACACCATGTGTGAATCATCACCTGTCGAGATCACTCAGCTAAAGAACGTTACTGATGCAGCTGACTTGTTATCTGATTCTGAAAATCAAAGCTTTTGCAACGGAGGGACTGAATGCACTATGGAAGATGTTTCTGAACTGGAAGAGGTAGGTGAACAGGATTTGTTGAAAACTTTATCCGATACGAGAAGCGGGTCTTCCAATGTTTTTGATGAAGACGATGTATTGTCTGTTGTGGAGGATAATAGTGCTGTCATAAGTGAGGGCTTGTTAGTTGTTGATGCAGGCTCTGAATTAAGCTTGTCTAATACAGCTATGGAAATAGATAACGGGCGAGTTCTTGCAACCGCGATTATCGTAGGCGAATCAAGCATTGAGCAGGTTCCCACCGCGGAAGTTCTTATCGCGGGTGTAAATCAGGATACCAATACTTCGGAGGTTGTCATTAGATTGCCAGATGAAAATAGTAATCATCTGGTGAAAGGGAGAAGTGTTTATGAACTAGATTGTATACCGCTTTGGGGCACGGTTTCCATTCAAGGGAATAGATCTGAGATGGAGGATGCTTTTGCCGTGTCACCTCATTTTCTGAAACTACCCATCAAAATGCTTATGGGGGACCATGAGGGTATGAGTCCAAGCCTCACACACCTCACCGGTCATTTTTTCGGTGTTTATGATGGTCATGGAGGCCATAAG GTTGCTGACTATTGCCGAGATAGACTCCATTTTGCTTTGGCTGAAGAAATAGAACGTATAAAAGACGAATTATGCAAGAGGAATACAGGAGAGGGTAGGCAGGTGCAGTGGGATAAAGTCTTCACGAGTTGTTTTCTAACTGTCGATGGTGAGATTGAAGGAAAAATTGGTAGAGCCGTTGTTGGTTCTTCTGATAAGGTTCTTGAGGCTGTTGCGTCTGAGACCGTAGGATCAACTGCTGTTGTTGCCTTGGTTTGCTCATCACATATAGTAGTTTCTAACTGCGGTGATTCGAGGGCGGTTTTATTCCGTGGCAAAGAAGCCATGCCCTTGTCAGTTGATCACAAA CCAGATAGAGAGGATGAATATGCAAGAATAGAAAATGCTGGAGGCAAAGTTATACAATGGCAAGGCGCACGTGTTTTTGGTGTTCTCGCCATGTCTAGGTCCATCG GTGACAGATATCTGAAGCCATATGTGATCCCAGAACCGGAAGTGACATTCATGCCTCGGTCAAGAGAAGACGAGTGTCTCATACTAGCCAGTGACGGTCTTTGGGATGTAATGAACAACCAAGAAGTCTGCGAAATAGCAAGGAGACGGATATTGATGTGGCACAAGAAGAACGGTGCACCGCCTCTAGCAGAGAGAGGCAAAGGAATAGATCCAGCTTGCCAAGCCGCAGCTGACTACCTCTCAATGCTTGCTCTACAAAAAGGAAGTAAAGACAACATCTCCATCATTGTGATTGACTTGAAAGCTCAAAGAAAGTTCAAGACCAGAACCTGA